One Ignisphaera sp. DNA segment encodes these proteins:
- a CDS encoding glutamate--tRNA ligase, translating into MSLLDVIKDQIKQIALKHALANRFKYGQAKPEPIVNKILGEFKEVRQYAKEVIAIVRDVVHYVNSLNNDEFRKLIDELNVSLESEHKVETKILPPLPNVDKWKNVRTRFAPNPDFPIHLGNARAAILSHTYATIYKGNFILRFEDTDPRTKKPMPEAYEIIREDLVWLGVLWDEEYIQSLRMDVYYEYLRKLIERGYAYIDTCNPEIFKELRNKGIPCPHRDADPSTNMEKLDKIFAREYEEGEAVVRIKTDLTHPDPAVRDWVIFRIIDTSRYPHPITGDKYVLWPTYNFAAAIDDHLMNISHILRGREHALNTVKQMYIYNYFNWHYPEVINLGRVGLEELVLSKSWIKTQLKLNPDKFMGFDDVRFGTIAAFRRRGVIAETIRQIILDLGIKGSDAKISWKNIAALNRRLLDPKTKRVFVVCDPVKVHINNLPVPLSIKIPYHPSTNLGQREYIIKSSIVYISSKDAEVFIRNGYLRLMEFANIKFLRKENDAIIAEYIGGDIEEAKKLGANIVQWVSADHNINVRIISVRGMNLDIMRCLGESSLLEFILNDIVQMVRIGFGRIDAIKKKGVIIILTHE; encoded by the coding sequence ATGAGCTTACTAGATGTCATTAAAGATCAGATAAAACAGATAGCGCTAAAACATGCTCTTGCAAATAGGTTTAAGTATGGTCAAGCTAAACCAGAACCTATCGTCAACAAAATTTTAGGCGAATTCAAAGAAGTTCGACAGTATGCAAAAGAAGTTATTGCTATAGTTAGAGATGTTGTTCATTATGTAAATAGCTTAAACAATGATGAATTTAGGAAACTTATTGATGAATTAAATGTCTCACTAGAATCTGAACACAAGGTGGAAACAAAAATTCTTCCACCACTTCCAAACGTCGATAAATGGAAAAACGTTAGAACTAGGTTTGCTCCTAATCCTGATTTCCCTATACACCTTGGAAACGCTAGAGCAGCTATACTTAGCCATACTTATGCAACAATATATAAAGGTAATTTTATCCTTAGATTTGAGGATACTGATCCAAGGACAAAAAAGCCCATGCCTGAAGCTTACGAAATCATTCGCGAAGATCTTGTGTGGCTAGGAGTTTTATGGGATGAAGAATATATACAGAGCCTTAGAATGGATGTATACTATGAGTATCTAAGGAAGCTTATAGAAAGAGGCTATGCTTACATCGATACATGTAATCCAGAAATATTTAAAGAATTGAGAAATAAAGGGATCCCATGTCCTCATAGAGATGCGGATCCTTCAACAAATATGGAGAAACTTGATAAGATATTTGCAAGAGAATACGAAGAAGGTGAGGCTGTAGTTAGAATCAAGACAGATTTAACTCATCCTGATCCAGCTGTTAGAGATTGGGTTATCTTCAGAATCATAGATACCTCCAGGTATCCTCATCCAATCACAGGCGATAAATATGTTTTATGGCCTACTTATAACTTTGCAGCAGCCATAGACGATCATTTGATGAATATAAGTCACATATTGCGAGGAAGAGAACATGCACTAAATACTGTTAAGCAAATGTATATATACAACTACTTTAATTGGCACTACCCCGAAGTCATTAACCTTGGGAGAGTAGGTCTCGAAGAGCTAGTTCTTAGCAAGTCTTGGATAAAGACACAACTCAAGTTGAACCCAGACAAGTTCATGGGTTTTGATGACGTTAGATTCGGTACAATTGCAGCTTTTAGAAGAAGAGGTGTTATAGCCGAGACAATAAGACAGATAATTCTAGATCTAGGGATTAAAGGTAGCGACGCTAAAATAAGCTGGAAGAATATCGCAGCCCTGAACAGGAGGTTGTTGGATCCAAAAACAAAAAGAGTTTTTGTGGTATGTGATCCAGTTAAAGTACACATAAATAACTTACCAGTACCCCTATCGATAAAAATTCCTTATCATCCATCTACAAATCTAGGTCAGAGAGAGTATATCATTAAATCTTCTATCGTGTATATCTCTTCCAAAGATGCTGAGGTATTTATTAGGAACGGTTATTTAAGGCTCATGGAGTTTGCGAACATAAAATTCTTAAGAAAAGAGAACGATGCTATTATCGCTGAGTACATAGGCGGTGACATTGAGGAAGCTAAAAAATTGGGAGCGAACATTGTTCAATGGGTTTCAGCAGACCATAAC
- a CDS encoding DUF2118 domain-containing protein: MYPSIYVNKLCLSSIENTIKKLNEYNYRAYGTLDLDTYINEDKYIYVSEDLSFFCNNQYDNYEKYIEIVYEKVMGSVIDFDEKRIVCDMAMLIPKHNKVLHVPKNTHIEIIEISGKRVHPLVDIGSNISRNSKLCYTVTKKYEVRSIKSDIDGVVIYVGEAFLDKEQTIYIIIAEEGKTHELTRCH; this comes from the coding sequence TTGTATCCTTCAATATATGTAAATAAACTATGCCTATCTTCTATAGAAAACACAATCAAGAAACTCAATGAATATAACTATAGAGCTTATGGTACACTAGATCTTGATACATATATAAATGAAGATAAATACATTTACGTAAGTGAAGACTTGTCCTTCTTCTGCAATAATCAATATGATAACTATGAGAAATACATTGAAATCGTATATGAAAAGGTAATGGGTTCCGTAATAGATTTTGATGAGAAGAGAATAGTTTGTGATATGGCTATGCTTATTCCCAAACACAATAAAGTTCTACATGTACCAAAAAATACACATATAGAGATTATTGAAATTAGTGGAAAACGTGTACATCCTTTGGTGGATATAGGTAGTAATATTTCAAGAAACTCGAAGTTGTGTTACACAGTCACCAAGAAGTATGAAGTAAGAAGCATTAAAAGTGATATAGATGGTGTAGTGATATACGTTGGTGAAGCTTTTTTAGATAAAGAACAAACTATCTACATAATTATTGCTGAAGAGGGTAAAACCCATGAGCTTACTAGATGTCATTAA
- a CDS encoding polyprenyl synthetase family protein: MSFLDYATIVSYKVDQFIYSIISGEPAELYEASLHYIKAGGKRLRPLITILASRIVGGNEETAIPGAAAVEVLHTFTLVHDDIIDKDELRRGVPTVHRLWGIDMAIVAGDTLYAYAYKCLLQALSYGTSSDRVSKAIEYLTEAAITVAEGQALDMLLPSRSTVSESDYINMVKKKTATLFAASAAIGAALAGGSDDVISKLWNIMIMAGIAFQIRDDVLGLIGDERTLGKPVYSDLREGKMTILVIYALNRADEKYRNKMKFVIGNRAATHEELAEVAELIKNLGALEHAEAIADEYAEKTIALVELLNSVDSEALLMMKDVVRFMVRRNY, from the coding sequence ATGAGTTTCCTAGATTATGCTACGATAGTATCATATAAAGTTGATCAATTCATATACAGCATTATTAGTGGAGAGCCCGCAGAACTTTATGAAGCTTCTCTACACTATATAAAGGCTGGTGGTAAAAGACTGCGTCCATTGATAACTATTTTAGCTAGCAGAATTGTTGGTGGAAATGAAGAAACAGCAATACCTGGAGCAGCTGCTGTAGAGGTTCTACACACATTCACTTTAGTACATGATGATATAATTGATAAGGATGAGCTTAGACGAGGAGTACCGACAGTTCACAGATTATGGGGAATCGATATGGCTATAGTAGCAGGAGATACCCTATACGCTTATGCATATAAATGTTTGTTGCAGGCATTAAGTTATGGTACATCAAGTGACCGGGTTTCAAAAGCTATAGAGTATTTAACAGAGGCAGCAATAACTGTAGCAGAAGGTCAAGCACTTGATATGCTTCTTCCTTCACGTTCTACAGTAAGTGAAAGTGACTACATAAACATGGTTAAAAAGAAGACAGCCACACTATTTGCTGCATCAGCAGCTATAGGAGCTGCTCTCGCTGGTGGTTCAGACGATGTTATATCCAAGTTGTGGAACATCATGATCATGGCTGGAATAGCTTTCCAAATAAGAGACGATGTTTTAGGACTTATAGGTGATGAAAGAACGCTTGGTAAACCTGTGTACAGTGATCTAAGAGAAGGTAAAATGACGATACTAGTAATATACGCATTGAATAGAGCTGATGAAAAATATCGAAACAAAATGAAATTCGTTATCGGCAATAGAGCTGCTACCCATGAAGAGCTAGCAGAAGTTGCTGAACTTATAAAGAACTTGGGAGCCCTAGAGCATGCAGAAGCTATTGCAGATGAATATGCAGAAAAAACTATAGCCTTAGTTGAGTTATTGAATTCTGTTGATAGTGAAGCATTGCTAATGATGAAAGACGTTGTAAGATTTATGGTGAGAAGGAATTACTGA